The nucleotide sequence tatggacatggggatgtcattgataacgggatcacatcattaggagaatgatgtgatggacaagacccaatcctaagcttagctcaaagatcgtgtagttcgtttgctgtagcttttctgaatgtcaagtatcatttccttagaccatgagattgtgcaactcccggataccgtaggagtgctttgggtgtaccaaacgtcacaacgtaactgggtgactataaaggtacattacaggtgtttccgaaagtgtctgttgggttggcacgaatcgagactgggatttgtcactccgtatgacggagaggtatctctgggcccactcggtaatgcatcatcataatgagctcaatgtgatcaagtggttgatcacgggatcatgcattacggtacgagtaaagtgacttgctggtaacgagactgaacaaggtattgggataccgacgatcgagtctcgggcaagtaacgtaccgattgacaaagggaattgtatacggggttgcttgaatcctcgacatcgtggttcatccgatgagatcatcgaggagcatgtgggagccaacatgggtatccagatcccgctgttggttattggccggagagccgtctcggtcatgtctacgtgtctcccgaacccgtagggtctacacacttaaggttcggtgacgctagggttgtagagatatgagtatgcagtaatccgaaagttgttcggagtcccagatgagatcctggacgtcacgaggagttccggaatggtccggaggtgaagaattatatataggaagtgtagtttcggccatcgggaaagattcggggtcaccgatattgtaccgggaccaccggatgggtcccgggggtccaccgggtggggccacccatctcggagggccccatggggtgaattggggaggggaaccagcccatagtgggctggtgcgcccccccttgggcccccctgtgcctagggttggaaaccctagggtgggggcgcctccacttgccttggggggcactccaccccttggccgccgcccccttgggagatcccatctccagggccggcgccccccctcccagggggcctatataaagggggggggggagggagggcagccgcacctcaagtcttggcgcctccctctcccctgctacacctctccctctcgcagaaactcggcgaagccctgctgcgatcattgctgcatccaccaccacgccgtcgtgctgctggatcttcatcaacctctcttttccccttgctggatcaagaaggaggagacgtcatccgctccgtacgtgtgttgaacgcggaggtgccgtccgttcggcacttggtcatcggtgatttggatcacggcgagtacgactccattatccccgttctcttgaacgcttccgctcgcgatctacaagggtatgtagatgcactctcctctcgttgttagttgactccatagattgatcttggtgaaacgtaggaatttttttgttttctgcaacgttccccaacaaaatacaTATGGCGTGTCCTAGTGCTAACTGTATGTACAAAAATGATTTCAACACACTATTTGCTACATACGTCCTCATATAGAAATGATATAATTGATGCAAGTATGTCTTTGTGTCGGAACGAACAAACATAAACTTCCACTAACAAATATGTAGGTTTGGAGTGAACAGTGGACCTTATTTTGTTCCAAGTTAAATATAACTATAAGATGACCCTATATATTTCacacaaagaaattcaaagagAAAAGCAATCACTTCAATTATTTTATAAGAAAATGATTACTACCCTCTGATTTTGGGCTAACGGTGTTCATTTATTTACAGTGCATCAAAAGAAGTTACATACATTTCTAGTTTTACCACAAATACATATGATGTGTCTTAGTGCTAATTAACtatacgtacaaaaataattacaACACACTATTTGCTACATACACCCTCATATAAAAAAATGATATAATTGACGCAAGTAAGTCTTTGTGTCAATTGGGACAAACATAAAATTCCATTAACAAATATGTATGTTTGGAGTGAATAATGGACCTTAATTTGTTCCAGGTCAAATATAACTATAAGACGACCCTATATATTTCACACAAAGAAAATCAAAGAGAAAAGCAATCACTTCAATTATTTAATAAGAAAATGATTAAAAACTCACTTATGGGTGCATAGTTACAATTGTAGGAAAACATCATATGAATCTTCTCTTATATATCTAAACATCGTTAGTTAATCGAAGGCCTTTTGCCATACATCATGAGAATTTGGCGTGTAGCTAAGAAACATGTGCGGCTAATATACTCCAAGCATCTAACAGGATGGCCATGGTCAAACAGTTTTCAAAACTGACTGTCTGGTCTACCTACATAACATGATACACAATACGGGGTGACATGTCAAATGTATGGAAGAATATTTAACATTTATACATCTTATCTCCTCTAAATAATAAAGAAAAGGCAGAATGGTTATGCAGATAATCAAAGGTATACCATATATTCAAAAGGacacattcaaatatttaaacatgAGTTTAACCAACAAAGCAAACTGTATAGCAAGACATCCATATTATTAAAAACTGCATTTTTCATTTTGAAAGATCAATTTATAAACATGCAAATCATTTTTTGTTGTTGCGTTTTTTCTCTGTTTTGAACAAACACAGGAGGGAAGAGTTTTTCTTCACATGCATAACGCTAACTTATTTGTTACTGAAACTGATGAATGTACAGGATGAATACAAACTTAGAAGTATTTATTTTTCAAAATACAACTCAACAAAACATTAGGACATACTATCAGATACTATGTTTAGTGTCAGATAATTTATGTACCAAATTTTACATAACAGAGGAAGTATCTGATTAGAGTCAGATAATTTAGGATcaaatgtacaaaacagacaagGGGTTCTCTTCTGCCAAGAGCCAGCGTGTGTGTTTCTGGTGTTTTCCATTGGATTTGCATGTGACGTGCACAACTGATGACCAGACACGTAAATAGTACTTTGTATAAAAAAATCTTATCATTGCCAGCGACAACCGCACCTAGTTTAGGGAGAGATTCCTTGGCAGATGCTGCCGCCGCTCTGACTTCGCTTCTGGTCTTATCCTTCCTCCTTGCTGCTCCTCCCCCTCCAAGCCCATCCTTTCATCTCCATCGCGATGCCGTCTATCACCACCATAGCCGTGCCGCGGCTCGATCTGCTGCTCCTGAGCGCAGCCACCTCGTCCCCGACGCCGAGCTCCTTCTCCCCTGCCTTCTTTTCCCCGTCATCTCCGtgttctcttcttctctttttctccTGTTTACTCGCATCTCCCTCTTATCTCTCTTGCTCTCTGTTACAGAGGCCGCCATGGACGCCCGAGGTCCTCCGCTCCGAGTCTCCGACCCACACCCCGGCGTCCCTGCCGACGTCGTCGCCTAGGTGAGCAGCAGCTGCACCGTGATGTTGCcccgcctcctctctccctctctatctctcccctgtctctctccctctctatctctcccctgtctctctcttctctttctcaACCCTCTCTGTTTTCTTCAACAGGAAGACCATCATGCCCGCTGCAGGAGCTTCGAGCCGACCCCGCAGCATGTAGACCGCCGTCGCCCGTCCGCCGTCGGGAATTACCAGATCCCCCCGTATCCGACCTGCCCCGCCATCCTTCTCCCGTTCCCGACGTCTCCTCGGCGCCAGAATCTCAGGCGAGCGACGCCGCAAGACCCTGCCTCCTCTGCCCCGGAGGCCGCCATGGAGGTCATCGCCTCTCCGTCTCGATCCGTCCACCGTCGGATCCATGCTGGTGTTCTCCAGGGACCCGCCATGGAGGTTGCCGCCCCTCCCGTCTCGATCCTTCCGCCCCCGGATCCACGGCAGAGCAGCCGAGATCCGCCGCCCGTTCTGTGACGCCTCGGCCCGCCAAGGCAAGCGCAGAGGCTGACAAGGCGCACAGGAAGGCCAATGGCCTCGCCAAGCTGCGGGAGGACTTGCGGGCTAGGGTCGCCAGCCGCAAGCGCGCGCGCGAGCTCGCCCCATGCTGGCCAAGGCCACCTTTAGCGACCTCCTATCCGCTGTGCACTAACGCCCGCCATGACGCCAGGGTCTTTTTTGCAAAAATGAAACGTTATCTCGTGAACAGACTTAAAATAGGATTGCGGGTTGAATTATTaggaaatagagggacttttccgCAAAAGTGCagacgacgtacgaccagaaaccatcgctgctttattattactagaactagaactagaaaaaggcccgtgcgttgcaacgggagaaaaaaactCACATGCCCCGGGCAAAATATGCTAGCTCACAACATCTATGTTTTCTATGATCTATGGATACTAAAGAAGGATTGCCACTTAGCCTCGGCTAGAGACTTTTTATGGAAAAGGAGGCTGGTTTATGTGAAATTCATGTCAGACATCCCATTGGCATGTGCTCGAACAATTCTCTACATGGAGAAGATGATAGTCACACCTTCTATCTATTTCGAGAAAGTTGCCATGTGATCCTGCGTGCAGTTGATGGTTGTGGGTTCAATACCCGCTCGTCGCATCTACAAGCTCATCAACCTATGAGCGGCGAAGCATCACACTTAGGTGCGCGAGTGCAATTCGTCGGTGCAATTGGACGTTTCGGTCCTGGTTCTTCCGTGATGATGAAATATGCATGACTATTGACTACATGAACTAATATTTTATGTCTCTCCGGTGCTTTTTTTTGAGTGGTCTTTGTCGTGCTTGCTAATTCATTGGAAGGCCTAT is from Triticum aestivum cultivar Chinese Spring chromosome 3A, IWGSC CS RefSeq v2.1, whole genome shotgun sequence and encodes:
- the LOC123060350 gene encoding translation initiation factor IF-2 (The sequence of the model RefSeq protein was modified relative to this genomic sequence to represent the inferred CDS: added 60 bases not found in genome assembly) — translated: MPSITTIAVPRLDLLLLSAATSSPTPSSFSPAFFSPGRHGRPRSSAPSLRPTPRRPCRRRRLGRPSCPLQELRADPAACRPPSPVRRRELPDPPVSDLPRHPSPVPDVSSAPESQASDAARPCLLCPGGRHGGHRLSVSIRPPSDPCWCSPGTRHGGCRPSRLDPSAPGSTAEQPRSAARSVTPRPAKASAEADKAHRKANGLAKLREDLRARVASRKRARELAPCWPRPPLATSYPLCTNARHDARVFFAKMKRYLVNRLKIGLRVELLGNRGTFPQKCRRRTTRNHRCFIITRTRTRTRKRPVRCNGRKK